ctaCAGGCATGGGACTGtaattcattttatgtaaatatatgcgATTCGTCAGACATGAGTTTATATTTAATCAgagttttgtttcaaatcgtttacattttaatgaagacatttttttttttagaaattctaCCAAGTTAAGCAATGATATGATTTACTTGATTTAATCTACATCgactttgtattttttctgagaTTAATGTCTTGCCTAATATATATTTGCTGCTGGTTTTacccatgttttttttaatgctacaaaaattcatttattaaagaaatttaactgCTTTCCATCTTCTGTTGAAGTGATTTTCGTCTTTTCTACATCGTTTATTCGTTGGAACAACTTTTTGATTTTCTAGACATCTTTAAATGCTTCcatgaacaaaaaacaaatgatttttattataacGAAAACTGTACATTGACAGAACACGATTTTAAATTGCTGTTAACCATCATGACCATCCGTTTTGTTTAAGTCTAATGAAGTCTGATTATGGTAAAGCTGTTGTCAATAATAGGAAATAACATTCTCTTCAATCTGTCttgatttttgtgattttttaatgatattaacaatagcttttataaaaatagatttaatttaGTTTGTGTAACACCCCCCgtaaaaaaaatagtacatgtagtaaataaaaaagtagataaACAACATCCAAAACAAacaacgcccccccccccaaaaaaaaaaaactccacaCAAACAAAATATGTAGCTACTGACATCAATGAGCTTGTTAAGTACACAGTCGTGCATTAAATTTAGTGTGCTTATAGCAAACAAACATTACATCGTGAAAAAAGGACAGTTTTAGTCAACCCATAAATTTCTGAACTCCGTTATagaaaatactttaaatgtgGTAATAAATCTTTGTTTCTTCAGACTTACAGGTCTGAAAATAAATCTTTGGTcataaaaagtgaaataaaagtATTACATACGAGGACATAAAAAGATCCATGTGTTTTTATTCGAGATTCAGATTAACATTGAAACTTAAGGTTTTTTCTTCCAAATAGGGATCATTACGTTTAAAACTCGAGGATTTTCCTGCAAACCCATGGGAAAACATGATTCTCTCCATTTCCTAAAAAGAAAAAGggcaatatatacatgtattattttttcaatttttttctcaaagcgATGTCGGCTTCAGATGCAAACAGCATTTGGTTTCTATTCCGAATATTTTcattacatatataaataatacataaaatgtaaatcaatgaatatttaatatttttcttcataaagttaaaatggtcaaataaattttcatttcattgaaaattatttaacagaTTCACTTTTACCATCTGTTTTCCAACGACAAATAATTCTAGGTTTAAgttcattaattaaataaaggaaaaatatcTTTGACATTAACATGTATGAGAACTTCTGATGAATTCATATTACCTCAATTCTGAACCTCAGCCTCTTGAAGTCTAGGTGAAAAAAAGTAGTATTGTTACGGTATGCAAAAGAAGATGTCATATAAGATCGTATATgaaatgtatgtacatgcatCATGTATCATGAATAATGCTAATTcacaacaaaaaatcattttttttttatttgcagtaGCATATGATACAATTAAACCTTACTAAAACCACTGCAAACTTCGGAGCAGCTCCGAGATCTTCCAGGCAGTCCAGGTAGCCCGGGATTACCATCTTGTCCTGGCTGACCAAATCGTCCAGGAATTCCCGGATCCCCCCTCTGTCCTTTGGGCCCCCTGTAACCAGGTTTACCGTCATCCCCGTCTTTACCAGCTTCCCCCGGAGGACCTCTTGCGCCCGGAAGTCCTACATCTCCAGAATTCCCTATTTGTCCTTGTTCTCCTCTATCACCACTGTCTCCTTTATCCCCACTATCCCCTTCCTCCCCTGGATGACCAGCCTGACCGTCTTCCCCAGGTAACCCCTTGTCTCCAGGGTCTCCTTTCTCCCCCTGGTCACCTCTGCGGCCCGGGTGTCCCATGTCACCTGTTTCCCCTTGATCTCCTCTCTCTCCTTTCATGCCTCTTGGTCCAAGTTCTCCTTGATTTCCGGTAGCCCCGGAAGGACCCATACATCctgataaataaaacatata
This portion of the Magallana gigas chromosome 7, xbMagGiga1.1, whole genome shotgun sequence genome encodes:
- the LOC136270140 gene encoding otolin-1-A-like, with amino-acid sequence MIRPVWISAVLVLFVVQSRGLSEFGLLPGRIGDFSDCPTGCMGPSGATGNQGELGPRGMKGERGDQGETGDMGHPGRRGDQGEKGDPGDKGLPGEDGQAGHPGEEGDSGDKGDSGDRGEQGQIGNSGDVGLPGARGPPGEAGKDGDDGKPGYRGPKGQRGDPGIPGRFGQPGQDGNPGLPGLPGRSRSCSEVCSGFNFKRLRFRIEEMERIMFSHGFAGKSSSFKRNDPYLEEKTLSFNVNLNLE